Below is a genomic region from Paludicola sp. MB14-C6.
TGGCTCACATTTTACCGTCACAATCGGTCTTCCTTGCTTATCATGACAGATAGCTGCAAACAGTTTTCCATTTATCATATATCTATCCCATTGCCATTCCACTTTAAAATCTTTTTCGACACCTTTTTTCTTCATGCAATATTCGTCAATCCATGTTTTGTCCATTTTCTTTTCTCCTATCATTGTCATTTTGCGGTGCATGAGTGTAAAGCAGTTTACATTACACTGGTGAAATATATATTATTGAACTTCTACAAATAATAACAACTTGCACTAATCCTTTTCAATCACATACACATAATGTGGCATAGTGACGTTATAATAGTTAATTGTAAACTCATTTTGCTTTGTAAGTCCTACCCGTTTTGCTACCGCTTGAGAGGAATAGTTATTATCTCGAATAAACGAAACTACCCTATCTAGCCCCAACGTTGTAAAGGCATATTCTTTACATGCAATTGCGGCCTCTGTTGCATATCCCTTATGCCATTCGCTACGCTTTAAAAGATACCCTATTTCAAATTCAGTTCCAATCGGAGAGTTTTGTTTCGTTAAACCTGCTTGTCCGACAAATTTCCCTGTTTTCTTATCAATTAGTGCCCACAATCCAATCCCATCATCCTCATAACGTTTAAGCTGACGATTCAGCCAATCGGTTACTTCTTCATCAGAAAAAGCATGCTCATACGCATACATTGCTTGTTCATCTTGCAAAATATCGCTCAAATTATTCCAATCATCTTTTGTTAGTTTTCTAGCGTATAATCTTTTCGTTTCAAATATCTTATCCATCCCATTTATCCTTTACTCTTTTATTTACTTAATCGACATATATCTACAAAATGTATTATTAAATTAAAATAATACAGAAAATCTGTTCTTTTCAAATGCAATAACACCCTCATCTCTCATTTTGCATAGCTCTCTTGATAATGCACTTCTATCAACACAAAGATAGTCGGCAAGCTCCTGACGAGAAAAAGGAATGTGAAATGTGCACGCATTTTGTTTCTGCCGTTGCTGATTAAAATAAGCTTCTAATTTTTCACGTATTGTTCTTCCTGATACTACTTCTAATTTTTGATTCAACAATAAGTTCTTATATGCAATAATTCGCATCATATTTTCAATCAGCTTTGTATGAAATACACATGCATTTTCACATTCTGTTATCATCTTTTTAAAGTTGATAAATAAAACTATACAATCACTCATTGCAGTTACGTTAACGGGAATTTCAGAAATACCTGCGCAAACAAAAGTCTCAGCAAATAAATCAGATTGCGTTACTTCCGTTAAAATGGTTTTATCGCCATAAATGTTTTCTTTGGATATCTGAACAACTCCACTCAAAACAATACCCACGCTGTTAACCGAATCTCCAATAAAAAAGATTGTTTGATCCTTAGAACAATTGACTATTTTTGGATGAAAGCAATTTAAAATATTATGGATTTCAAATTCCTGCATACCTTTAAATAACGGACATTTCATTAAAATATCAATTTGCTTCATAAAACCACCATTCAAATAATTTTAAAATTTGTTGCAAATGCAACGTAATTGTTAGATAGATTATACTATACTAATAACAAGAAATCAAATAGAAATAATAAATTCAATAATATGAAGGAGAATGAAAATGATTCGTAAAATAATTAAAATTAACCAAGAGAAATGTAATGGATGTGGGCTTTGTGTTTCCGCTTGTCACGAAGGTGCAATTGGTATGGTTGACGGAAAAGCAACACTACTTCGAGATGATTACTGTGATGGTTTAGGCAACTGTTTACCGGTTTGCCCTACTGATGCAATTTCATTTGAAGAGCGTGAAGCTTTGGCTTTTGATGAAGCGGCAGTAAAACAAAATATGGAACAGTTAAAACCACTTGCTTGCGGCTGCCCAGGTACACATGCAAAAGCAATCCAAAGAGAAGCAAAACCCGCTCCACTTGCTGTTACAGCAAACGAAATGCCTTCTATGCTAAATCAATGGCCTGTTCAAATAAAACTGGTTCCTGTAAATGCACCTTACTTTAATGGAGCTAACTTGCTAATTGCTGCTGACTGTACAGCATTTGCTTATGGCGATTTTCATAACAAGTTTATACGAAATCATATTGCAATCATTGGTTGTCCAAAACTGGATGAAGGTGATTATTCGGAAAAACTGACTGCAATTCTTCACCAAAACAATATTAAAAGTGTTACAGTGGTGAGAATGGAAGTTCCTTGCTGTGGCGGTATTGCCAATGCCGCTATTAACGCACTACAAAACTGTGGTAAAATGATACCTTGGAATATTGTTACGATCTCAACAGATGGAGAAATTATAGAATAATAAATAAAATGGGTAATTATTTGTGTTAAATTAAAGCATTCCATTTATATGCAATAAAAAGCTTTCAACCATAGTTTGTTGGAAATTGTTTTATGAATTTGATTTTAACTTAAAATATGGTATACTGAATAATAATATTGTGTTTTGTAAAGGTGTGATTTTATTGAACCCCCAAATACTTATTGTTGATGATGAAAAGGAAATTGCAGATTTATTAGAAGTATATTTAGCAAATGACAATTATTCGGTAAAGAAAGCTTTTAACGGAATTGACGCAATGCAATTGATTGAAACAGAAAAATTCAATTTAGCAATATTAGATGTTATGCTCCCTGACATTAGTGGATTTAACTTATGTAAAAAAATTAGAGAAAAGCATTTTTTCCCTATTATAATGTTAACTGCTAAAGTTGAAGATATTGATAAAATAACGGGATTATCTTTTGGCGCTGACGATTATATAACCAAACCTTTTAATCCGCTAGAAGTAGTTGCAAGAGTAAAATCTCAGTTACGAAGATATTCCAATTACAATAAGCAAATTGAATTAGACAGTCAAAGCAAATTATACGATATAAGAGGTCTATATGTTGATGTAGATACTCATATATGTACTTTGTTTGATGAAAAGATAGATTTAACACCAATTGAATTCTCTATTTTGTGTTATTTATGTGAGCGAAAAGATAAAGTTGTGTCCTCTGAAGAATTGTTTGAAGCTGTTTGGAAAGAAAAATTTTATGACAATAATAATACAGTAATGGCTCATATCGCACGTCTTCGAGATAAGCTACATGAGCCGGCAAGAAAGCCAAGATTTATTAAAACAATATGGGGAGTAGGTTATAAACTTGAATAGTCAAAACCATTATATAAATCAATACAAAAAGAAATTAACTACTTATATTATTTCTCGTTTTTTGATATCCATGTTTATCTATAGCGCCAGTCTTGTAATGTTAATGCTTATTGGTATCAGCATCACAAGTCTCCATGCTTGGCAGCCCTATGATTCCCTTTACAAAGCGCTCAAAGTTATAGACAATAATAAAGTATTAGTCATTACTATATTGATTTTACTTGGGCTAATCATTTTCTTTGCTCATTACTGGAAAAAAACATTATCTTATTTAGAACTGGTTGTTGAAGCAACGAACGACATTTATTTTAATAAAAATGAATTTATACAGCTACCGCCTGAACTTAAAGATATAGAAAATCAGCTCAATCATATAAAAAGCAACATTCAAAAAAGTAATTATGCAGCTAGAGAAGCTGAGCAAAGAAAGAACGATTTAATCGTTTATCTTGCGCATGATTTAAAAACTCCTCTTACATCTGTATTAGGATATTTAACATTACTAAGAGATGAAAAAGATATTTCATGCGAATTAAAAAGCCACTACTTAACTATTGCTACTAGTAAAGCGCAAAGATTGGAAGATTTAATTAACGAATTTTTTGAAATTACTAGGTTTAATCTTACAAATATCGAATTGTGCTATAGCAATATTAATTTGACTCTCATGATCGAGCAATTAGCATCAGAATTTGCACCGATGCTACAAGATAAAAATCTAACATTTCGTTTTAATTTACAGCATAATATTGAAATAAAATGTGATCCTGATAAATTACAAAGAGTGTTTGATAATATTATAAGAAATGCAATCAATTACAGCTTTGATAATGGTATTATTGATATCACGCTGACGGAAAAAAACAACGAAGTAGAGATTATTTTTACTAATGATGGGAATACAATTTCTCCTGAAAAATTGGAAAGGATTTTTGAGCAATTTTATCGTTTGGATGTTTCTCGTGCAACTAATTCCGGAGGTTCCGGACTTGGTCTTGCAATTGCCAAAGAAATTATTTTATTACACAAAGGCAAGATAATAGCCAATAGCGAAAATGATAAAATTACATTTAAAATTCTTCTTCCGAATGGCTGTAAGAAAATTGTATGATTTTATTCAGAAAGAAATCAGTTTCTCGTTTGGAATAGTTAAAACTAAAAATGCCTAATGGTGATATTCTTAGAATATAGCCATTAGGCATTTTCAATGTAGAAAGGATTAACTTATGAAAAAGCGTTACAAAATAAAAAAATCTTTTACTTTATTTACTGTTATTATCTTAATGCTAATCGTTATTGGTATAATATATACGGTAGCATATAATTTATTAAATATAAGTAATGATACAAAAGATATGAATTATAATTCAAGCGAGTCTTCCACATTATCTGAAACACAAAATACAACTTCGTCAAATAATTGGAATTTAATTTTAGTCAACCCATGGAATAGATTACCGAACAATTTCAAGATTGAGCTTACATTATTAAGCAATGGTCACTCTATAGATAAACGAGCATACTCGAATTTACAAAAAATGATGGATGATTGTAGAAATCAAGGTCTATCACCCGTAATCTGTTCATCATACAGAACAACTGAAAAGCAGCAATCACTATATAACCAAGAAGTCCGTGGATACATTTCCCAAGGAAACGACAAAAAAACTGCGGAAGCGAAAGCTGCCATGTGGGTAGCAATACCAGGAACCAGTGAACACCAAACAGGATTAGCTGTAGATATTGTTGCAAAAAGCTACCAAACGTTAGATAAAAAGCAAGAAAATACTGCAGAACAAAAATGGCTAATGAAAAATTCATATAAATATGGTTTTATTTTAAGATTTCCTTCTGATAAAAGCGAACTAACCGGAATTAACTATGAACCATGGCATTATCGCTATGTTGGAGAAAAAGCTGCAAAGGAAATCTATGAAAAGAAAATATGTTTAGAAGAATATTTAAAATCTTTGAATAACAACAATAATAAAAATAGCGACAGCATAACCAACAATAAACTTATATTAGTAAATTCAGATCATCCTCTATCAAAAAACTATACTGTGGATTTAGTTAACATTGACAATAAAAAAGGAGTTACGGTACAAGTTGCCAAGGAAATTAACGAAAGTCTTATTGATTTGATGAAAGAAGCAGAAAATAGCAATATAAAGCTTTGTATTAACGCTGCATATCGTAGTTATGAACAGCAACAAAAGTTATTTGATGAGCGTGTTAATAAATACGTTAATGAAGGTCTATCAACAACTTTAGCGAAAGCTCAAACAATTAAATGGGTTGCGTTACCTGGTGAAAGCGAACATGAAACCGGGCTTGCTATTGATTTTGGCGTTCTTGGAGATACAACATGGGAACAGGGGTATAGTTGGTTAGAGAAAAATGCTTTTAAATTTGGATTTATTTATCGCTATCCTAAAGACAAAATAAATATAACCAAAATATCCAATGAGCCGTGGCATTATCGCTATGTTGGTATAGATGCTGCTAAAGAAATGAAAGAGAAAAAAATATGTTTAGAAGAGTACTTAAAGTAAGAATGCTAATTCATGTTTAAAGTAGACCGGATAAACCTTTTATTGAAAATCTTATAAGCGTAAATAATCGCTCACGAAAAACCGTGAGCGATTATTTATGTTTGTTTCATTTTCCGAATTTCAGCTTTTTTATCTCGACTTACTTGATTCGATTCACTTATTTTTTGCAACGCTCTATTATAAGTAAAATCATCCAAACTACTATGTTTCAAAAACGATATTGTTTTCTCTTCATATTTCACATAGCACATAGAAATACACCATGCTACTGCCATTTTTACATAGTATCCGTCTTGATGAATATTTTCCATTAAAGAGAGTATCGTATCAATATATTCGTCATTAATATAATAAAATAATATCAATACAACGGCAAAGCGAATATTATATTCGTTATCTGATAACAAATATGGCTTAATAAAATCGAATACCTTATCAGGGTATTCTTTCGCAATTTTAAGGCCTGCACAAAAAGAATCACACACAGCCCAATTGTTAATACAAGGCACAAACTCTGCAATCAGCTCAAAGTGTTCTAATAAATCTATTTTTACTTTTGTAATGACCAAGCCCTTTAGCATGGTTTCTTCGTAATATTGATCATTTACGTAAGTAAGGTATTCTTTCCAGTTTCCCTTTACAATTTGTATAGCTATCTTTTGTAATAATGGCATACGAACACCAATAACATTATTGACATTAGGAAGAAGCCTTTGATTAAATATCTGATATTTTTTATCTGCTAACTCATGAATATACAGTAATAAATTATCGTAATCACTTTGTGTCCAAGTCTTTAATGTAAAATTCATATTATTCTCCGATATAAGTAAAGCGTTGAAAAGTGTTACCGTCACGCTGCACTGTTTCTAAAAACATAGATAATGGACGCACCCATAAACCATATTCTCCATAAAGTGCTTGATAAACGACCATTTCTTCTAATGTTTCAGAATGCCTTGCAAGACCGATAACACGATATTCGTTGCCTTTGAAATGACGATATTTTCCCAATTTAATTTGCTCCATTTTATATCCTGCCTTTTATAAAATTTTAATTTAACAACTGTATTATACCACATTCTTTATCTTTCGCATCTTTTTTTATCTTAAAATACTACTTGACAAAGTACAGAAATTCAGTATAATGAAATCATGCACCCCCTCTGGGGTATGGGAGGTTAAAATGAAAAGAAAGTTTAATATACAAGGTATGACTTGTTCTGCTTGTTCTGCTCATATTGAAAAAAATATAAGTAAGCTTCAAGGAGTAAAGAACGTACAAGTCAATCTATTAAGCAACAATATGGTTGTTGAATATGAAGAAAATCAACTAAATGACCAAGCAATTGTAAAAGCTGTTGGTGATGCGGGATATGGAGCGAGTATACCAAACATAAAACAGCAAAGCACAGCAAAGCCACAAGATACCATTCAAGGCGAGCTAAAAAGTATGAAAGTAAGACTCATTATTTCAATAATTTTTTTAATTCCTTTGTTCTATATTTCTATGGGACATATGATCGGCTTACCGCTTCCATCCATTTTAGCAGGACATAAAAATGCACTCAGCTTTGCATTTACTCAATTTTTGCTGTCGCTCCCTATTATCTATGTTAACTTTAAATACTTTAAAACTGGATTTAAAACACTATTCAAGGGACAACCAAATATGGATTCCTTAATTGCAATTGGATGTACTGCAGCAATGAGTTATGGAATTTACGCAATCTTTAAAATAGGCTATGGCTTTGGTCATGGAAATATGGATTTGGTTCATCGTTACTCAATGGACTTATATTTTGAATCTGCAGCTATGATTCTTGCGTTAATTACATTAGGTAAGTATCTTGAAACCAGAGCAAAAGGTAAAACTTCAGATGCTATTTCTAAACTATTAGATTTGACTCCTAAAACTGCACTTGTTATCCGAAATGAGCAAGAAATAGAAGTGGCAACCGAAGATTTAGTAATAGGTGACATTATTATTGTAAAGCCAGGTCAATCTGTACCTGTAGACGGTATCTTGATAGAGGGAAGTTCTTCTATAGACGAATCCGCATTAACGGGTGAAAGTATTCCGGTGGCAAAGCAAATAAACGACAAGGTAACCGGTGCCTCTATCAACAAAACGGGATTCTTTAAAATGAAAGCCACACAAGTTGGTGATGACACTACGCTCGCTCAAATTATCCGCTTAGTAGAAGAGGCTGGCTCTTCAAAGGCCCCCATTGCAAAACTTGCGGATAAAGTAAGCGCAATCTTTGTACCTACCGTAATTGCAATTGCACTTCTTGCAACAACCGTTTGGCTTTTATTAGGATATTCGATTGAATTTGCAATTTCAATTGGTATTGCCGTTCTTGTTATCTCGTGTCCTTGTGCGTTAGGACTTGCTACACCGACTGCTATTATGGTTGGAACAGGAAAAGGGGCACAAAACGGTATCTTAATTAAATCCGCCGAAAGTCTTGAAATTCTACACAGCATTGATACAGTTGTTTTAGATAAAACCGGAACCATTACAGAGGGAAAGCCTATTGTCACCGATTTATTCGTATATAACAATATCTTGCAGCATGAACTGCTTACCATTGCAGCTTCGTTGGAATCTTCATCTGAGCATCCGTTGGCAAGCGCGATCATGGATAAAGCCAAAGAAGAAAATATCTCATTTAGACCTGTTTTAAATTTCATATCAATTACCGGAAAAGGTATTAAAGGCGAAATTGACGGGATTACGTATCTTGCGGGTAATCAAAAATTGCTGGAAAAGCATAAAATTGATTTTTCTCCATATGAAGAGATTACAAACACGCTCACAACAGATGGAAAAACCCCGTTATTCTTTGCCGATACGCAAAAGCTACTTGGAATTATTGCGGTTATGGATACTGTAAAGCCAACAAGCAAACAAGCAATTGAAGAATTTGTTGCAATGGGCATTGAAACGGTTATGCTAACGGGTGATAACAAACAAACTGCAAAAGCCATTCAAAATGTTGTTGGTATTCAAACTGTCATTGCCGAAGTTATGCCACAAGAGAAAGAAAAACATGTTCGCCTCATTATGGAGCAAGGCAAAAAAGTTGCTATGATTGGTGACGGAATCAACGACTCTCCTGCCCTTGCTCGTGCAGATGTCGGTATTGCTATCGGTGCGGGAACGGATATTGCGATTGAATCCGCTGATGTTGTTTTGATGAAGAGTGATTTACTCGACGCTGTTTCAGCAATTCAGCTAAGTAAATCTACCCTTCGCAACATTAAACAAAATCTATTTTGGGCGTTAATCTATAACACACTTGGTATTCCAATTGCAGCAGGCGTATTCTATGTGTTACTTGGATGGAAGTTGAACCCAATGTTTGCAGCGGCAGCTATGAGTTTAAGCTCTGTTTGTGTCGTTTCCAATGCACTAAGATTAAAGCTATTCAAGCCAAAGTTTCATCATGTAATACAAAGCAAATCAATAACAAATGAAAATAAAGGAGATTTTAAAATGACTAAATCAATTATCATTAACGGAATGTCTTGTGGACATTGCTCAGCAAGAGTGGAAGCTGTATTAAATGCAATCGACGGTGTTTCTTGTACTGTAAACTTAGAAACGAAAACTGCAAGCGTAACGCTTACAAAAGAAGTAGCAGATGACGTATTAACTAGAGCAATTACTGATGCAGGATATGAAGTAGAAAGTATTGCATAACGTAATAAAATAAACAAAGAGGTGACGCAAATGCAAGCAGATAAAGAATCTACTATACGTCTTTTAAAAACCGCAAGAGGTCAATTAGACGGCATTTTAAAAATGGTTGAAGAAGATCGCTATTGTATTGATATTTCCAATCAAATTCTTGCAACAGATTCTATCTTAAGAAAAGTAAACAAGGCAATTATACAAGCACACATGAAGCATTGTGTGAAAGATGCTTTTGAAAGAGGAAATGCTGACGAGAAAATTGAAGAACTGTTAGCAATTATAGATAAAATAGCAAAATAAAAATGACAAGAGGAATCAATTTTTTCATTGATTCCTCTTGCTTATGTGGTAAAAATAGGATATACTAAAATTATCTTTGAACATATAAAGATACAAAAGGAGAATATCATGAGTGTAAAATCAATGAAAGCATTACTCATTACAAGTTGTATTGTTATCGTTTTTTTGATTGGAACATATGTTATTGCATATCAGCAAACTCCTTCTTTGGAAGCTTTAAGATTAGAAAAGGTTATTGTGAATTCTGATTATATTCAAGTTTCTGGATTCCATTATGGCGGCTTATTTAATTATGTAGGCTATACTACTCAATATAATAACGGAAACCTTTATATTAAGTTTAAAGGTGGTTGGTGGCTTCCTTGGATGGAAGAAACCAATTCCCCTGCTTTTTATCCTGTATATAACAAATATAGAGATGAGTTAACCAATGTATATCTCTATGAGCATAGTATATACAATGCAAAGTTAATTTGGAATAAAGAGCAAGGGCAAATAATTAAGAAATAACTCTAGGTGGTGCAAACTTCATTGAAAAACAAGACAACTTGGGCCTGTATTCTAGGACTTATTGCAATTGAACAAAGTATTAAAATTGTTATTAACCAATTTTTCTTTCACGAATATCGGCCAATTCTCCCCCCATATTTATATTTTAGTCCCCTTTTCAATCGTGATTACTCTTGGTTTAATTCTATGCTACAGCTTGGCGTCGGAAAATGGGCGCATATTATTACAACAACAATTATCATCCTGTTTATTATAACAGCATATATTTTTATTTCGAATACTTATCAAAAAGATAACTTGTTAAACTCATGTTTTGCTTTTCTTCTTTCCGGCTCCTTATGCTCATTTATTGACAAAGTATTTTGGAATGGCAGCTTAGATTACATACAAGTAACCGGATTTTTCACTTTTGATTTAAAAGATGTATATTTAAATGTTGCAATCGGACTTGCAATCATACTTATGATTGTAAAACGAAAAACAATCAATGATATGGATGATGCTTTATTTCTTAAAAACTATTGGAACTATACAACCAAATGGTTCCGAAAACAAGAAAACATAAAATAACAGTATTCATTGTATTGTAGATGATATAATTTATGGAGGCTTTATGTTACAAGAATCGTTTGGTGTAAAGCAAGCTGGAACTTACTATAAAGACAGAATCGGAATCTATGGTATCGGGTTTAATCAAGACCTTGAAATTCCGATTATCAAAACACCAACCGGTTATTTTCTATTAGGTGGTGGGTTGGAACAACAAGAATCACACGGACAATGTATTCAAAGAGAATGTTTAGAAGAAGCAGGTTTATCTGTTGCAGTGGGTGATTTTATCTGTAAAGGCGATAAATATCATTGGTCTGACACTCTTGAATATTCTATGCATGCAATTGGTTATTTTTATTTCATTCATTCTATTTATAAAGTTTCAGCACCAACAGAATTAGACCACGAATTACTATGGTTATCTTATTCTGAATGTATCGATAAATTGTTTTTAGATCATCAAGCTTGGGCGGTAAAAATAGCATATCAAAAGGCAGTGAGGAATATAAAGTAATGCAATTTATAATTCTATTTGTTTCTAACATTTACCTATTAATTTTATATTGTTTTTTGCGCTCATATATTTATGATTTACTACGTTCACTACAAAGTGATACTTTTATCAAAAAATACATCAAAGGATTTTGGAATCGTTTATGGTATATCAAAATAAATGAAATGAATGATTTAGGCGTTTTTTATAATGTCAATATTATAATGTCTATCGTATCGTGGTTTTCCTTTCTTAGCTGTATCCTTTTAGGATGGATTCCAGCAATTCAATTTTTACCTAAATATATAACTATTTTAGCCTTTGCTATTGGTACTCCATTAAATATATATAGTGAGTTAATCCACAACAAAAATATGTATAGTTCTTATTTCATATTGTCAAAGAAATGTAGACACAGTTCCGGAAATGATTCTTCTATATTGGATATTATTACTTTGGTTATTATTCCATTGGTTATAATTTTTCGAATAGTTTCAACTTAAATAACAAAAACCTACGACATTGTTATCGTAGGCTTTTCTTATTTTAAAATTAAGATAGTAATTCCGGGATTCATACTTTTTACTTTGGATTGGATTTTTGGATGACGTAATCCTTTTTGCACCATATTGAGCAAAACTGTGCCGTTGGAATAGCCATGAATAATTGATACTTCACGAATGCTCCCATTTACTTTGTTTAAGAATTGTTCAATATAGCGTTTGGCTTGATCACGCTGCATATTATGAATATCAATTTCTGCTTTTTGATTTGTTATATATCGTATCATATTAAAAAATCCAACCTTTTTAGAATAGTTTCAGTATATCATATTGTCATATTGAAAACAATAAAGTAATGAAATCTTTGCAGTGTTAAAATATCAAGTTTAACTTGTTTCTTGTTGAAATAAAATAAATAATGCTTTTCAATTCTGATTGAATTTAGTACATCTTACAATTTACTTTTGTTGTAAATATGAAATATGTAGTTTTGATTCTTGCAAATTATAACATATTTTATCAAATATTATGTACAATTTATATCGTTTATGAAATATCCCAATATAAATGTTTCATCATTATATTGACATGATAGCCATAATACTTTATAATTGTATTTGGCAAAATAATGTTTTTTCATGATATTTATTTATTCATGTAACAAGATTTAAACAATTACAAAGCAAAATTACAAGATAAATAGATAATTTTATTTCGCTGAGTAATGAAAATAGCAATAAACGTTGCAATTTTAGTATCAATTACATTAGATTATAACAAACTAATATAAAAAAGACAAAGTCTGTGAAAAGAACACAGCAGAATGGAGTATATTTATGATAACTGCTATTGTAGGAATTAACTGGGGAGACGAAGGCAAAGGAAGAATGGTTGACCTTCTTTCTGAAGATTACGATGTTGTAGTACGCTATCAAGGCGGAAACAATGCGGGACATACCGTTATTAATGATTTAGGTAAATTTGTTTTGAACCTATTGCCATCCGGAATTTTGCGTCCTGAAGTAACAAATGTTATGGGAAATGGTATGGTAATCGACCTTGAACATCTTTGCAAAGAAATGGATCGCTTAATTCAAGGCGGCGTTGCAATTACTCCGGAAAACTTAAAAATCAGCGATAGAGCTGTTATTTGTATGCCTTACCATGTTCAGCTGGATGTTTTAGAAGAGGATAGATTAGGTGATGCAAAATTTGGTTCAACGAGAAGAGGAATTGCACCTGTTTACGGCGATAAATATCTGAAAAAAGCAATTCGTATGGGCGATTTATTATATCCTGAAACTACAAAGAAACGTTTAGAAGGCATTATTGACTGGAAAAACTTAATGATTAACGGGGGCTATGGCGCTGAGAAAATTACAGTAGATAGCGTTATGCAATGGCTTGAAACATATGGCTCACGCTTAAAAGACTTTGTTTGTGATACGAGCGTATTTTTAAGCGAAGCAATTCAATCAGGCAAAAATGTTATGTTTGAAGCACAGCTTGGTGCGTTAAGAGATATTGATTTTGGTATTTATCCTTATACCTCTTCTTCTTCAACAATTGCAGCTTATGCTCCAATTGGCTCAGGAATTCCAGGTCAAAAATTAACAAACACAATTGGTATCATGAAAGCTTATTCTACTTGTGTTGGTGAAGGCCCATTTACTGCAGAAATGTTTGGTGATGAAGCAGAACGCTTAAGAGAAAGCGGTGGAGAGTATGGCGCTGCTACAGGTCGTCCAAGAAGAGTTGGTCCATTTGATGTTGTTGCCTCCAAATATGGTGTTCGAGTACAAGGTGCAGATGAAATTGCACTTACAAAACTAGATGTTATCTCTTATATGGAAGAAATCCCTGTATGTGTTGGATACGAAATTAACGGCGAAATCATTCATGATTTCCCATTCGGAGATCAATTAAATATTGCAAAGCCTGTTGTTGAATATGTAAAAGGATGGAATTGTGATATTAGCAAATGCAGAACCGAAAGCGATCTTCCAAAAGCTGCAATTGATTATATTAAATATATTGAGAAAACAGTTAATTGTAAAATTAAATATGTTTCTGTAGGTGCAGAACGTGAAGCTTATGTTGTAATGCAATAACTACAATTAAATACGATATTAAGTCCTGAGTTAGGAAGT
It encodes:
- a CDS encoding DNA alkylation repair protein; this translates as MNFTLKTWTQSDYDNLLLYIHELADKKYQIFNQRLLPNVNNVIGVRMPLLQKIAIQIVKGNWKEYLTYVNDQYYEETMLKGLVITKVKIDLLEHFELIAEFVPCINNWAVCDSFCAGLKIAKEYPDKVFDFIKPYLLSDNEYNIRFAVVLILFYYINDEYIDTILSLMENIHQDGYYVKMAVAWCISMCYVKYEEKTISFLKHSSLDDFTYNRALQKISESNQVSRDKKAEIRKMKQT
- a CDS encoding DUF1653 domain-containing protein, with the translated sequence MEQIKLGKYRHFKGNEYRVIGLARHSETLEEMVVYQALYGEYGLWVRPLSMFLETVQRDGNTFQRFTYIGE
- a CDS encoding heavy metal translocating P-type ATPase, which translates into the protein MKRKFNIQGMTCSACSAHIEKNISKLQGVKNVQVNLLSNNMVVEYEENQLNDQAIVKAVGDAGYGASIPNIKQQSTAKPQDTIQGELKSMKVRLIISIIFLIPLFYISMGHMIGLPLPSILAGHKNALSFAFTQFLLSLPIIYVNFKYFKTGFKTLFKGQPNMDSLIAIGCTAAMSYGIYAIFKIGYGFGHGNMDLVHRYSMDLYFESAAMILALITLGKYLETRAKGKTSDAISKLLDLTPKTALVIRNEQEIEVATEDLVIGDIIIVKPGQSVPVDGILIEGSSSIDESALTGESIPVAKQINDKVTGASINKTGFFKMKATQVGDDTTLAQIIRLVEEAGSSKAPIAKLADKVSAIFVPTVIAIALLATTVWLLLGYSIEFAISIGIAVLVISCPCALGLATPTAIMVGTGKGAQNGILIKSAESLEILHSIDTVVLDKTGTITEGKPIVTDLFVYNNILQHELLTIAASLESSSEHPLASAIMDKAKEENISFRPVLNFISITGKGIKGEIDGITYLAGNQKLLEKHKIDFSPYEEITNTLTTDGKTPLFFADTQKLLGIIAVMDTVKPTSKQAIEEFVAMGIETVMLTGDNKQTAKAIQNVVGIQTVIAEVMPQEKEKHVRLIMEQGKKVAMIGDGINDSPALARADVGIAIGAGTDIAIESADVVLMKSDLLDAVSAIQLSKSTLRNIKQNLFWALIYNTLGIPIAAGVFYVLLGWKLNPMFAAAAMSLSSVCVVSNALRLKLFKPKFHHVIQSKSITNENKGDFKMTKSIIINGMSCGHCSARVEAVLNAIDGVSCTVNLETKTASVTLTKEVADDVLTRAITDAGYEVESIA
- a CDS encoding metal-sensing transcriptional repressor, which gives rise to MQADKESTIRLLKTARGQLDGILKMVEEDRYCIDISNQILATDSILRKVNKAIIQAHMKHCVKDAFERGNADEKIEELLAIIDKIAK
- a CDS encoding signal peptidase II, whose protein sequence is MKNKTTWACILGLIAIEQSIKIVINQFFFHEYRPILPPYLYFSPLFNRDYSWFNSMLQLGVGKWAHIITTTIIILFIITAYIFISNTYQKDNLLNSCFAFLLSGSLCSFIDKVFWNGSLDYIQVTGFFTFDLKDVYLNVAIGLAIILMIVKRKTINDMDDALFLKNYWNYTTKWFRKQENIK
- a CDS encoding NUDIX domain-containing protein, translating into MLQESFGVKQAGTYYKDRIGIYGIGFNQDLEIPIIKTPTGYFLLGGGLEQQESHGQCIQRECLEEAGLSVAVGDFICKGDKYHWSDTLEYSMHAIGYFYFIHSIYKVSAPTELDHELLWLSYSECIDKLFLDHQAWAVKIAYQKAVRNIK
- a CDS encoding Smr/MutS family protein, with protein sequence MIRYITNQKAEIDIHNMQRDQAKRYIEQFLNKVNGSIREVSIIHGYSNGTVLLNMVQKGLRHPKIQSKVKSMNPGITILILK